A region of the Cardiocondyla obscurior isolate alpha-2009 linkage group LG03, Cobs3.1, whole genome shotgun sequence genome:
TTAGGAAAATGACGACGCGCGGAAATTTCGTGCGACTTTTTcccgtaaaatattttctcgtttttaaATCCTTGAGAATATTTAGTAAATTCAAATTTAgtacgtattaaatataattaaataaaaaaaaattttcttttacaggtGGAGAAGTGACCATCGAATTTTTAATGTGACAACCGGCTGCGCACagaagtaatttttcttttatcacgcATGTACAGTAAATGCACGCGCGTGTGATGCGTGTAGATGTGCGTGCATCGCACAGACACATCGATCGATGATAAAAAGCTTTCAAGGTGAGCCGGACCGACATATGAATGGCCGTATGCATGAATGGGTGGCTGTACGCACTCCGGAGGGACTTAACTGCTGGATGCTGTGCTTGTTATGTGTTCGGCtagtgtatatatgtatacacatataGGGTGTCCGACAACTTAGTTTTAACAACAGTctcttattaattaagtataaatTACTTATCttgcaataatataattaatataaatgaccTAATGTCATGTGAATCGAACGGCAAGtgttctaaataattattaaattaattaagccgcgtgaaaattcaattattaatttgccgCGCCGAATTTTCTTGGCAATTATATGTAAGttatttctttactttttttttatcgccaaGGAACTGATTCCTAGATAAAATATCTGTTACTTGAATTACAGTCGTTAATTCGTGACACCTTATATGTCATGTATACGTGTGCACGTTGTATCATGTGGCATTCGTACGTCTCTCAGCCTCCAGCCCATGCAACGAGCCTACAAACGTGATTCGCCATCACAACGTCCCGGCGTTGGTATCGCATCAATGAAGCCAAACGGGAAGAAGTGTCTCAAaggttttaattaagattccTCGTAAAGCggctttttttataaaacgcgaatttgacaaaaaaaaagaattgcacCATTTACGAGTATGGCGCTCGTTAATGATCACCGTGACGTGACGTGGCCGGACTTATTCATAAAATTCATCCGGCACATATAGAATTGTATTTCAacggctctttttttttcgttgcgtGTAACCCTTTGTGATATCCTGAAATTGTTACagaaaattaacttaatagaataaaaagaaaaaaaattgatcgcaCCAGTATAAGATTGCAACTGCAAAATTTTTTCGGAATTATGTACGTAATAGCTCTTTGAAAATGGAATCTATACTATGCGATGCAtcattaacaatttattttattattatagacTATAAGGATTTTTCGTTAACATGAGCATAAGTataaaatgattttatttgttgCTGCATGAAACACAACAGCAGTGTAGGACGGTttgcaatttgtaattatcCGGCTGAAAGATTCTATagtctataaaaataattttcttacttAATTATTCCTCTTACTGTATTATTGCACTTTAATATACAAACAAGTTGcacttttataatataataccgGCAAATGTTCCAGTATTCAAACATCCTCCAACCTGTAAATGAAAAACTTGATTGTGCGCAATATCGatggaaaattataattatgtcgATCATTGCATAAGCtcgtgttttctttttttttccttttttttttccttatgtGCTACTGTTATGCACACGATATTGttctatataaatattcattagaagtaaaacaaaaaaaaacatgtttacaatttaaaaagagTATAAATAAGACTAGAATTCAGTAGACGATATTCCGCTTAAAAAGTTATGACGGTATCGGTATAAATCTCACTCTGATACCGTCCCAAATGCATCGCAGttataataaactaaaaatgAATTACGATCGTACAACTTTAATCCAGTATGGCAAGAGCAAAAATTACTCTTTGGTTGAACCATCCTCTATTACGATTTTATGTACATTTCAGTCTCTCATCTTTGGCACTAAGCTAtgatcgaattaattttattttcgcgtaaGGTACGTTACGGCAAAATGCTATTAAGAtcgatatatctttttatcgcgataataagTACACCGATAACGATTTTGCACACGCTTCTTCCGTAATAATATTCgacatttatttacataacgatgaaaaatttaataatgaaaatgcCGAGATTGTAATAGCTTTTAAATGAAAAGTATTTAGAAAACTTATTCGCGCGTGGTACATTTGTCATATGGCGGTATGATGCGCGCCGGACTGAAATATATGTCGCACCGTGTTATGGATATCGTTGATTGTGAACGCTGAGTCTCACGTGAGAGGTAAAGTCCGATGATCCTCTACGAAAGTGCTCGGCACGTCCAACAGATTGCTACGAGGAAGCGGCGAAGGAACGAGAGAGGGTTCCCCGTCGACTTCAACATCAGCATCGGCGTCTATGGCTACGGGAGCACCGCTGGCACAGCCACTCAGTTCGCGTACGTTACCGGGCAAATAGTCTTTCCAGCTTCTGAAGAGATATCTAGTGAATTTCCTGAGCTGTCGAAACTTGCAGTAGGTAGCACCCTCCGCGGATTCCAACTGTTGCGTTTGAATGAGGAAGCCCTTCTCCTTGAAGGTTTGCTCCAGCTTTTCGCGCTGCAGTGATTTTCtggtctttctctttcgccgaCCGTCATCCTGGCCGGCCGAGCTCCTCTGGCACGGCGTCGGTGGTTGGATCCTTTCGCCGGCGGCGTTTAGAAATGCCCCGGCGGCGGAAGTGCTGCCAGATTGACCGGCCGGTTGCTGAAGGGCCTCTCTGGGAAAGAACTCGTAGCCACGCATGCTCTTGTCACCGGTACCGCTGTAATAGCGAAAATTTCCACCTGAGTCGACGGAGAGACTTTTCTTCTCCTGTAAACTAGGCTTGGCGCCACCGGTGAACTTAAATTTGCATATGCTCACTTCTGTCGccggattattattattttcggttGGCATCGGAGGGATAAATATGGCCGAGCGCTTTCGTTTCGTTGGTTGATTTTGCTGTTGACTTAGGGGCGCGTTTCTCTTCGGCCTCGGTGACGTGGAAGTGGCAGTCGACACCGGGATCGTTTGAACGGTGGACATCGGAGGCACTTGGGCCGCATTCTTCGTCTCCATCATTGAGTATATCGATTTAGGCACGATTTTTTGCTCTCTCGGCGGCTGGTCCGTTGCCGGTGGTGGACACTTCTCATTTTGAGCGACCTTTTGATAGTAGAGCAACTGAGATTGCAGTGCCATTGGGTGAATAAATACCCCAGCATTCGGCCAGTACACGAAGCCGGAGTTATGGCCGATCATAGGATCGATCACATTGTTATTATGATTAACGAAATTGTTATTCGATCGATGAGCAACTGGATCCGAGTAGCTCCCTGGTTCCGATAGATAATTCGTTCCTAGGCACTCTACCTCTTCGCCATCGCTAGACGTTTCGCTTTTCACTTGGCCCGACTCGTAAACATTCCCGTGCTTTCGTAGCAATCGAATCTTCAATTGATTCAGGTCTCTGATGCAGAGATTCAACGGCTCGTCCTGCTCCCGCGTGTTCTCAGATAACGCCAAGTTCCGCCGAGTTTCCTGGGTCAACCGTTTTTCCAGCAAGCTGCTGATCCTGTTTTGAACGTCGGTCCTTTGAAAAGGTACTTGAGGCGACACACGTTCTCGAATGTCTTGCTTATCCCGAGGCGACAGTCTCTTCTCTTCGTGGCCAGGAGTGCCCGGCAATATCGTACCATAATTTTTGTAGATCAAGTGACATATATCGGCTTTTTTCGGTTTCCGACCGCGTCTTGGCTTGCTGTTGTCGAGCGTGATCTCGCCCATGTACGGCAAATCGGAATATTTCATGGGAGGCCTGGTGGACGTTTGCgactgcggctgcggctgctgaACGTGATGACTGGGATAAGTCGTATTGGAAATTTGCGAGGACACAGACGTAATGACGGATCTTCTAGCACCGGTGACTTGATTGTGGCCGAGACTCGCCGGGCATTGAGGCGATGCGATTTGCGGACAAAGCTCTTGTTGCATCGCCGCGATTCGTTGCAGCCAGCCGTGTACGTCGGCAACGGGACTTGGGGTAGACGTTGAATTCGTCGGCGCTGGACTGGGT
Encoded here:
- the LOC139101137 gene encoding uncharacterized protein isoform X4: MQTEEVVPRTQSIGIDSGLTDGAGLQHHLHHTAHLRCPLSPLIHMAVKQEPQEEDERSRDANALSPQVDIGNVAGLVDSKHEQQVNHIQGLEENSTLTASDSNNRGRTSRGRRKSRWKLKFHHQALPPEYLDHYEASLAQETLNSSPPRIIEPAAPSPAPTNSTSTPSPVADVHGWLQRIAAMQQELCPQIASPQCPASLGHNQVTGARRSVITSVSSQISNTTYPSHHVQQPQPQSQTSTRPPMKYSDLPYMGEITLDNSKPRRGRKPKKADICHLIYKNYGTILPGTPGHEEKRLSPRDKQDIRERVSPQVPFQRTDVQNRISSLLEKRLTQETRRNLALSENTREQDEPLNLCIRDLNQLKIRLLRKHGNVYESGQVKSETSSDGEEVECLGTNYLSEPGSYSDPVAHRSNNNFVNHNNNVIDPMIGHNSGFVYWPNAGVFIHPMALQSQLLYYQKVAQNEKCPPPATDQPPREQKIVPKSIYSMMETKNAAQVPPMSTVQTIPVSTATSTSPRPKRNAPLSQQQNQPTKRKRSAIFIPPMPTENNNNPATEVSICKFKFTGGAKPSLQEKKSLSVDSGGNFRYYSGTGDKSMRGYEFFPREALQQPAGQSGSTSAAGAFLNAAGERIQPPTPCQRSSAGQDDGRRKRKTRKSLQREKLEQTFKEKGFLIQTQQLESAEGATYCKFRQLRKFTRYLFRSWKDYLPGNVRELSGCASGAPVAIDADADVEVDGEPSLVPSPLPRSNLLDVPSTFVEDHRTLPLT
- the LOC139101137 gene encoding uncharacterized protein isoform X1, with protein sequence MYHKYCALLQRKKRERDLNEARWILKGGTMQTEEVVPRTQSIGIDSGLTDGAGLQHHLHHTAHLRCPLSPLIHMAVKQEPQEEDERSRDANALSPQVDIGNVAGLVDSKHEQQVNHIQGLEENSTLTASDSNNRGRTSRGRRKSRWKLKFHHQALPPEYLDHYEASLAQETLNSSPPRIIEPAAPSPAPTNSTSTPSPVADVHGWLQRIAAMQQELCPQIASPQCPASLGHNQVTGARRSVITSVSSQISNTTYPSHHVQQPQPQSQTSTRPPMKYSDLPYMGEITLDNSKPRRGRKPKKADICHLIYKNYGTILPGTPGHEEKRLSPRDKQDIRERVSPQVPFQRTDVQNRISSLLEKRLTQETRRNLALSENTREQDEPLNLCIRDLNQLKIRLLRKHGNVYESGQVKSETSSDGEEVECLGTNYLSEPGSYSDPVAHRSNNNFVNHNNNVIDPMIGHNSGFVYWPNAGVFIHPMALQSQLLYYQKVAQNEKCPPPATDQPPREQKIVPKSIYSMMETKNAAQVPPMSTVQTIPVSTATSTSPRPKRNAPLSQQQNQPTKRKRSAIFIPPMPTENNNNPATEVSICKFKFTGGAKPSLQEKKSLSVDSGGNFRYYSGTGDKSMRGYEFFPREALQQPAGQSGSTSAAGAFLNAAGERIQPPTPCQRSSAGQDDGRRKRKTRKSLQREKLEQTFKEKGFLIQTQQLESAEGATYCKFRQLRKFTRYLFRSWKDYLPGNVRELSGCASGAPVAIDADADVEVDGEPSLVPSPLPRSNLLDVPSTFVEDHRTLPLT
- the LOC139101137 gene encoding uncharacterized protein isoform X2; its protein translation is MPACCRFYFRTGIFLSNAAAQSHRGTMQTEEVVPRTQSIGIDSGLTDGAGLQHHLHHTAHLRCPLSPLIHMAVKQEPQEEDERSRDANALSPQVDIGNVAGLVDSKHEQQVNHIQGLEENSTLTASDSNNRGRTSRGRRKSRWKLKFHHQALPPEYLDHYEASLAQETLNSSPPRIIEPAAPSPAPTNSTSTPSPVADVHGWLQRIAAMQQELCPQIASPQCPASLGHNQVTGARRSVITSVSSQISNTTYPSHHVQQPQPQSQTSTRPPMKYSDLPYMGEITLDNSKPRRGRKPKKADICHLIYKNYGTILPGTPGHEEKRLSPRDKQDIRERVSPQVPFQRTDVQNRISSLLEKRLTQETRRNLALSENTREQDEPLNLCIRDLNQLKIRLLRKHGNVYESGQVKSETSSDGEEVECLGTNYLSEPGSYSDPVAHRSNNNFVNHNNNVIDPMIGHNSGFVYWPNAGVFIHPMALQSQLLYYQKVAQNEKCPPPATDQPPREQKIVPKSIYSMMETKNAAQVPPMSTVQTIPVSTATSTSPRPKRNAPLSQQQNQPTKRKRSAIFIPPMPTENNNNPATEVSICKFKFTGGAKPSLQEKKSLSVDSGGNFRYYSGTGDKSMRGYEFFPREALQQPAGQSGSTSAAGAFLNAAGERIQPPTPCQRSSAGQDDGRRKRKTRKSLQREKLEQTFKEKGFLIQTQQLESAEGATYCKFRQLRKFTRYLFRSWKDYLPGNVRELSGCASGAPVAIDADADVEVDGEPSLVPSPLPRSNLLDVPSTFVEDHRTLPLT
- the LOC139101137 gene encoding uncharacterized protein isoform X3, producing the protein MLPESNFPVTGGTMQTEEVVPRTQSIGIDSGLTDGAGLQHHLHHTAHLRCPLSPLIHMAVKQEPQEEDERSRDANALSPQVDIGNVAGLVDSKHEQQVNHIQGLEENSTLTASDSNNRGRTSRGRRKSRWKLKFHHQALPPEYLDHYEASLAQETLNSSPPRIIEPAAPSPAPTNSTSTPSPVADVHGWLQRIAAMQQELCPQIASPQCPASLGHNQVTGARRSVITSVSSQISNTTYPSHHVQQPQPQSQTSTRPPMKYSDLPYMGEITLDNSKPRRGRKPKKADICHLIYKNYGTILPGTPGHEEKRLSPRDKQDIRERVSPQVPFQRTDVQNRISSLLEKRLTQETRRNLALSENTREQDEPLNLCIRDLNQLKIRLLRKHGNVYESGQVKSETSSDGEEVECLGTNYLSEPGSYSDPVAHRSNNNFVNHNNNVIDPMIGHNSGFVYWPNAGVFIHPMALQSQLLYYQKVAQNEKCPPPATDQPPREQKIVPKSIYSMMETKNAAQVPPMSTVQTIPVSTATSTSPRPKRNAPLSQQQNQPTKRKRSAIFIPPMPTENNNNPATEVSICKFKFTGGAKPSLQEKKSLSVDSGGNFRYYSGTGDKSMRGYEFFPREALQQPAGQSGSTSAAGAFLNAAGERIQPPTPCQRSSAGQDDGRRKRKTRKSLQREKLEQTFKEKGFLIQTQQLESAEGATYCKFRQLRKFTRYLFRSWKDYLPGNVRELSGCASGAPVAIDADADVEVDGEPSLVPSPLPRSNLLDVPSTFVEDHRTLPLT